DNA from Branchiostoma lanceolatum isolate klBraLanc5 chromosome 9, klBraLanc5.hap2, whole genome shotgun sequence:
ATCATACTAATGAATATTCCAAAGTTTGCTCGTTTTTCATTTCGGTCATTCTCGTCTTTGTATCTTGTATTTGCAGGTCTGGCGAAGGCAAATGTACGGCTCATGAGTGTGTAGAAACTATCAAACGAGACGACGTAAGTTTTGGATATAACACAAGTAGGATATGATAGTACCTTACTGTTATCTATTGCTTTGGATAAGCGTTAGATACTTACACCAACATAAGAAATACAAGTTTTAGTTATACCTTTCTCGGCGTTGCAAGTTCAGTGGTAGGGTCATAAAAATCACCCGATTTTCTCGAAGAAAGAATTTTCCGTGGTGAAAACTTCCATATGAACTTGACTAATGATGAATTGAAATTACCGAAGTAACATTTAACATTTCTTCTGTCAACGGCAAACTAATTATAAAGCAATGGGGCCTAATGGTCTCTTAGATAGGTCTCTCAATTGGTAAGTTTTCACCTTTGGAAGTTCTGAAAATTCTTCTTCAGTTTCTTCTATTTCTTTAGAAGATCAGGTGAGTCAAGGTATAAATGAGAAGATTTTGTATACAGGCGGGGTTTGATTACACGAAAGAAGGCTTTTGGAAACTGTTGATAGCCTGCTTTGAAACCATTTACAGGCTATACCAACAGTTATTACTGGTGACAGCTACGCTTGCCTTCAGCTGCCTACCAATGTTGCCCacaatatgtatgtattttgtaagCTGATAAGGTCTTAGGAAACCGAGGAAGAGGGAGGCAGCGCTATTGCACATCCGGACCATCCGGACCGGCTTTCGAGGTGACCGCCAACGCTTCTTTGCCTAAATATAGGTGAGTATACGGTTGTACTTCATAAGTATGGATGTTCTGCGAGGCTTTAATTAGTTGAGGGtgcacgcatacacacacgactaacaaacacaaacacatccaTGCACGTAGTTAGAAATGGGTATCCTCGCCCATTGATTTGAATCTTTCGTGTAGTTTAACTTTTCTATCTAATTTGCAGATGATCGTGACGTCTTGCCGGCTAGCTAACCATTGGACATCGTCAACTGAACTACAAGTTGGGATCGCACTACATTTCttcactatcacaatgtattgcAACGAGTATGGGCTCCATATAGATGGTTCGAACTGCAAGCCCTTTGGGCATgctgttttctttcttattgAAGTCCAACCCTGCAGGTATTTCTGTTCTGAGATTCTAGTTGACTATATTTCCAGATGGACCATTTTGCTTTTGGTACCTTCTGTGGTCATGACTTCTTTCAAAATCCTCATACTTGATGAGCCTGATTCCCAGAAAAAGACAGCTCTTGTAACGCCGAGAATGAATTAAGAAATGAGTGCAATTATGTAAGTGGCACAGTTGTGACAATAACAACTTAATCCGCTAGACTTCCGCCCTTTCAGCAGGTATTTCCTGACAAAGCAATTGAACGAGAAGTGGGGAGCATTCGTGTCGTCTGCAACAACGTGGAAGATGGCTGTGAATGGGAGGGCGTGGTACGCCAAGTTAAGGTGAGAGCCACTGAGAGGTTTCTTTCAAACGAATTCTACCCAGCACAATGCTCTGTGGAAAATCACTGATGAATAATTGTTGCTTTACAGTTGTCTATGATCAATTAGACTGAGAGAAAAATCTGAAGGATGAAAAGAGCAGCACTTAAAAACAGTAAAATGAATTTTTTAACATTATCTTTTACATTCCTCCTTTTCAAAGGAGGTAACTTAACATGGCATGACGATAACATACGTAACAATGAAGAACGATACTTCTATTGTATGTCTTAGCAGAACGAGATTCTGATATGTCATCACACCTTTAATATGTTTATAGGACCATCTGTCCCAGTGTGACTACGAGAGGCTCCCCTGCATCCATGAGGCACAAGGCTGTCAGAAGAGCATCCGGCGGAAGGACCTGGCGACACATCTGCAGGAGGAGTGTGACTTCCGCACGGACGCCTGTCAATGGTGCAAGTCCAGCTTTCCACACAGCCGTATGAAGGTTTGTATTCGctaatatacatatatctgaCATAGTGTGTAATTGTGGATGTAGACTTACATAAACGTGCATCTAGTGTCCTAGAAGCCCTCTCTCCATCAATGTAGTCCACCTTTTGCATGCATTGGATGTAAACTAAAGTACGGCTTCATACAGTGTATTTCACACACAGGAACACCAGAAGTCATGCCCATCGGCACCAGCTAAATGTGACTGGTGTGGTAAGAAAGGTCTGACACGAGCACAGCTACAGGAACATCAGCAGCCAGACAAGGGTAGCTGTCCCAACATGAAGATACCCTGTAACTTCACACCGGCGGGGTGCAAGGAAAGGGTGAGTATTGATCATAAAACATAGTAGTAGCAGACTACGAAATGTAGTCCTACTACTATACTTTAAGTTGGAATTGTTCCTATCATCACAATTAAGTAAGTAAAAACCGTTGGTGAGAAAGAGACAGCAGATAACTGTTCCTAAACTTTATGATATTTTCAGATGGAAAAGAAACACCTCCATGAGCACCAGAAGAAGTCAACAAGCGTGCATCTGAACATGCTGCTGGCTTTAGTTCTGCAACTCGCATCCAACTTTGAACAGCACCGTGGCCAAGAGGTGGAGTCACGTGAAAGTATGCGGCTCCATCTGCCACAGTTGCAGAAGGCCATCCAGGACTTGGACAGCAAACTGGTGCAAATGGAACGTAAGATCACAAGTGACCAGTCGGGAGGAGCAACAGCCTCGGGGTCGAGTGGTGTAAAGGCACTTGAGAACAGAATTGAGCAAGTGAGAGGAAAACTAGATGAGGTAGTAAAGAAGCTCGCCGCCTGGGAACCGAGAGTCGGCACGTTTGAAGGCATCGTAGCTGTTTTGAACCGGGAGATCGAGAAGTGCAGTTCTCAGATGGAGGCGTACGAACGACAACGTCGTCAGGACAGGGAGATCATCGAGACTCTGGAGAGGAAG
Protein-coding regions in this window:
- the LOC136441351 gene encoding TNF receptor-associated factor 2-like isoform X1; translation: MPGFSVILKEAGTDPKYCCSSCGKLLDEPRQTLCGHRYCKTCLEDLTRSGEGKCTAHECVETIKRDDQVFPDKAIEREVGSIRVVCNNVEDGCEWEGVVRQVKDHLSQCDYERLPCIHEAQGCQKSIRRKDLATHLQEECDFRTDACQWCKSSFPHSRMKEHQKSCPSAPAKCDWCGKKGLTRAQLQEHQQPDKGSCPNMKIPCNFTPAGCKERMEKKHLHEHQKKSTSVHLNMLLALVLQLASNFEQHRGQEVESRESMRLHLPQLQKAIQDLDSKLVQMERKITSDQSGGATASGSSGVKALENRIEQVRGKLDEVVKKLAAWEPRVGTFEGIVAVLNREIEKCSSQMEAYERQRRQDREIIETLERKVRSLERVIALKDVALAEQDLRIQTLELTSYDGILTWKIADFTRKRHDGITGKTASFYSPCFFTSRTGYKMCARIYLNGDGMGKGTHVSLFFVVMRGHYDGLLRWPFRQKVTFMLLDQNNREHVIDAFRPDPTSSSFQRPTSDMNIASGCPLFVPLSQLDSSSHAYVRDDSMFIRVIVDTTDLN
- the LOC136441351 gene encoding TNF receptor-associated factor 2-like isoform X2, with translation MPGFSVILKEAGTDPKYCCSSCGKLLDEPRQTLCGHRYCKTCLEDLTRSGEGKCTAHECVETIKRDDVFPDKAIEREVGSIRVVCNNVEDGCEWEGVVRQVKDHLSQCDYERLPCIHEAQGCQKSIRRKDLATHLQEECDFRTDACQWCKSSFPHSRMKEHQKSCPSAPAKCDWCGKKGLTRAQLQEHQQPDKGSCPNMKIPCNFTPAGCKERMEKKHLHEHQKKSTSVHLNMLLALVLQLASNFEQHRGQEVESRESMRLHLPQLQKAIQDLDSKLVQMERKITSDQSGGATASGSSGVKALENRIEQVRGKLDEVVKKLAAWEPRVGTFEGIVAVLNREIEKCSSQMEAYERQRRQDREIIETLERKVRSLERVIALKDVALAEQDLRIQTLELTSYDGILTWKIADFTRKRHDGITGKTASFYSPCFFTSRTGYKMCARIYLNGDGMGKGTHVSLFFVVMRGHYDGLLRWPFRQKVTFMLLDQNNREHVIDAFRPDPTSSSFQRPTSDMNIASGCPLFVPLSQLDSSSHAYVRDDSMFIRVIVDTTDLN